A region of the Vibrio tubiashii genome:
TCATCATGGACTTAATGTCTTGCAAAAACCTGCGTATGTTTGTCGTAGGGTTAGTTATCTCTTTTGGATTTCTTTTCGCAACCAGTGGTTATGCTTCTCAAGAGGCTGAACAGCTTTCAAAGCAGGAAAGAGAAGTTGAAAAGATCACCAGTGAGTTTACTGAGTTAGTCGATTCTATCGAAACAGCGACGGGCGGGGCAAAAGATGCTCTGCAACTTAAGCTTTTCCAAAAAAATGAAAGCTTAAGAGCGGCGCTTCAGGCTGCGGTAAGTAAAGGGACGATACCCACAGACAATCTTATTGCCCACATCAAAATGCAGCAGACTTATGTCAACGGGGCGATGTCCTATCTTGAAGAAAAGATTAAGTCTCTGAATGCCGAAATTGACTCAGCAAAAAATGAAGAAAAGCTCGCATTATTGAATGACTTTCAGGAGCTACAGCATTACTTCGATAATGTCATGGAGTCTGCTTGGGAGAACATCGAGTGGCTTAACAAGCTTGGTCAAGACGAGTCAATTGCTCAAGCTCAGTTTAGAGATTCATTAAACAAACGCCTGCGCTTGACGTCTGCATCGGTAGAGTACTTTAACCAGCAGATCAGTGTGGTAGGGCGTCAGCTAGCCGTGAGCCCGGAATCTGAGCTGGCCACTTTACAGCTTGGTCAATTGATCATTCAGCAGCGCATGAATATTACGGTTGATAGTCTTAAATCATTGATTTCTATTGCCGATCAAGTCGGGATAGATACGGCAGAATACAAACGCCTAATCTTTGAGGTGACAGGGAGTATCACTCAAGACTTGCTTGAAGGCAGAGTTATCTTCTCTATCATCTCGCATTGGTCAGACAAACTTTGGGACTGGGTTGCTAACAATGCTCCTCAGCATATCTTCCACTTATTTATCTTTGCTCTGATCATTTTTTCGACCAGCTTACTCGCTAAGCTAGTGCGTAAGATCGTGAGCAAAACCGTTGTATCGAAAAACCTTAAGTTATCGCAGTTGATGCAAGACTTTTTCATCAGCATGTCAGGCAATGTTGTGTGGGTCATCGGTATTTTGGTCGGTTTGTCGCAGATAGGCTTGAATCTCGCTCCTGTATTGACAGGTTTTGGTATTGCGGGTGTGATTATCGGTTTTGCACTGCAAGATACCTTATCTAACTTTGCTGCGGGCATGATGTTGTTGATTTATAAGCCTTTTGATGTCGGTGATTTTG
Encoded here:
- a CDS encoding mechanosensitive ion channel family protein → MDLMSCKNLRMFVVGLVISFGFLFATSGYASQEAEQLSKQEREVEKITSEFTELVDSIETATGGAKDALQLKLFQKNESLRAALQAAVSKGTIPTDNLIAHIKMQQTYVNGAMSYLEEKIKSLNAEIDSAKNEEKLALLNDFQELQHYFDNVMESAWENIEWLNKLGQDESIAQAQFRDSLNKRLRLTSASVEYFNQQISVVGRQLAVSPESELATLQLGQLIIQQRMNITVDSLKSLISIADQVGIDTAEYKRLIFEVTGSITQDLLEGRVIFSIISHWSDKLWDWVANNAPQHIFHLFIFALIIFSTSLLAKLVRKIVSKTVVSKNLKLSQLMQDFFISMSGNVVWVIGILVGLSQIGLNLAPVLTGFGIAGVIIGFALQDTLSNFAAGMMLLIYKPFDVGDFVFAGGVDGKVSHMSLVNTTIKTFDNQIIIIPNSKIWGDVIKNVTHERVRRVDMVFGIGYSDDLLKAESILTEIVTTHPAVLRTPEPNIRVHTLNTSSVDFIVRPWVKTDDYWDVYWDVTKEVKLRFDREGISIPFPQQDVHLHMVKQQLED